A stretch of the Proteus sp. ZN5 genome encodes the following:
- a CDS encoding tetratricopeptide repeat protein, with product MTLNYKIIIVTLFLSIPILAYSSPQIKCIAEEKNFSACEILATQGDNKALLVLGRFYETGTGVEKNVEKAEQIYQLLADKNDADGFNQLAMLKQNHNKEQEAILLYQRAIELGSSSANYNLGILYKYNNNYKKAKEMFEIAIKKDHSSSAMMSLGDLYRHGNGVEQNIELAQKWYNASIQAGNYFAFTRLGILYSELEKYDEAIIYYQEAIKKGDPAAMNSMGLLYQHGFGVKHDISQSVKLYQDAANKDGIGGLINLGLMYEEGLGVPQNYEKAIELYTRAYQLGYTDIQLRINFLNNHLIKRMNN from the coding sequence ATGACATTAAACTACAAGATTATTATCGTCACATTATTTTTATCTATTCCCATATTGGCTTATTCCTCCCCTCAAATTAAATGTATTGCCGAAGAAAAGAACTTCTCTGCATGTGAGATATTAGCAACGCAGGGAGATAATAAAGCATTATTAGTACTCGGACGTTTCTATGAAACGGGTACCGGAGTTGAAAAAAATGTAGAGAAAGCGGAACAAATCTATCAACTCTTAGCAGATAAAAATGATGCTGATGGATTTAATCAACTGGCAATGCTTAAACAAAATCATAATAAAGAACAAGAGGCTATATTACTTTACCAGAGAGCAATAGAACTCGGCTCATCATCTGCTAATTATAATCTAGGCATATTATACAAATATAATAATAATTATAAAAAAGCAAAAGAGATGTTTGAGATAGCAATTAAAAAAGATCACTCAAGTAGTGCTATGATGAGTTTAGGCGATCTATATCGTCATGGTAATGGGGTTGAACAAAATATAGAATTAGCCCAAAAATGGTATAACGCATCAATTCAAGCAGGTAATTATTTTGCATTTACTCGCTTGGGAATATTGTACAGTGAATTAGAAAAATATGATGAAGCGATAATATATTATCAAGAAGCGATCAAAAAAGGTGATCCCGCCGCAATGAATTCAATGGGATTACTATATCAACATGGTTTTGGTGTAAAACATGATATTAGTCAATCTGTCAAACTATATCAAGATGCAGCAAATAAAGATGGAATTGGTGGGTTGATTAATTTGGGGCTGATGTATGAAGAAGGCCTTGGAGTACCTCAAAATTATGAAAAAGCCATCGAATTATATACAAGAGCCTATCAATTAGGTTATACCGATATTCAGTTACGAATTAATTTCTTAAATAACCATTTAATAAAAAGAATGAATAATTAA
- a CDS encoding pirin family protein, whose amino-acid sequence MTIRQINHIYSAPNSHWVGNGFPVSTLFSYQENGEKHSPFLLMDYAEPTLFKPVTNARGVGAHPHRGFETVTIAYQGEVSHHDSKGHAGTITAGDVQWMTAASGILHKEYHSEKMTKEGGVLEMVQLWVNLPTAYKMTQPRYQALKAEDIPHVELPDNQGYVRVIAGNYANTQGVAMTYSPLNVWDLRLNRAGVSHYSIPEGHNAMLFVVKGAVHINDSEIARQHDMVMLDNHGDTLTLESMGDTIVLILTGEPINEPIAGQGPFVMNTQEELQQAFDDYDNGKFGVMD is encoded by the coding sequence ATGACTATCAGACAGATTAATCATATTTATTCGGCGCCGAATTCACACTGGGTAGGTAATGGCTTTCCAGTCAGCACCTTATTTTCCTATCAGGAAAATGGTGAAAAACATAGCCCGTTTCTGCTGATGGATTATGCCGAGCCAACACTGTTTAAACCTGTTACCAATGCTCGTGGTGTAGGAGCACATCCTCATCGTGGATTTGAAACCGTAACAATCGCCTATCAAGGTGAAGTTTCTCATCATGACTCTAAAGGTCATGCTGGAACCATTACCGCAGGTGATGTGCAATGGATGACCGCGGCTTCTGGCATTTTGCATAAAGAGTATCACTCTGAAAAAATGACCAAAGAAGGCGGTGTATTGGAAATGGTGCAACTTTGGGTGAATCTGCCAACAGCGTACAAAATGACACAGCCTCGTTATCAGGCGCTGAAAGCAGAGGATATCCCTCATGTTGAATTACCGGACAACCAAGGTTATGTCAGAGTAATTGCAGGTAATTATGCCAATACACAAGGTGTGGCAATGACCTACTCACCGCTGAATGTATGGGATCTACGTTTGAATCGCGCAGGTGTTTCACATTACAGTATTCCTGAAGGTCATAATGCAATGCTGTTTGTAGTAAAAGGTGCCGTACATATCAATGACAGTGAAATTGCACGTCAACACGATATGGTAATGCTAGATAATCATGGCGATACACTGACATTAGAATCAATGGGTGACACCATTGTTTTAATTCTAACAGGTGAGCCGATTAACGAGCCTATTGCAGGGCAAGGGCCTTTTGTAATGAACACGCAAGAAGAGCTACAACAAGCTTTTGATGATTATGACAATGGTAAGTTTGGCGTAATGGACTAA
- the rraB gene encoding ribonuclease E inhibitor RraB: MADSKELAEQREETRLIIEELLEDGSDPDALYAIEHHISCEDFETLEKAAVEVFKLGYEVTEPEEIEVESGEILVCFDAVSESGLNAELIDAQVEQLMNLAEKMGVYYDGWGTYFEDPDAEYDDEEGEDDEEEDESDKSSRLH; the protein is encoded by the coding sequence ATGGCGGACAGCAAAGAGTTAGCAGAACAACGTGAAGAAACACGTCTTATTATTGAAGAATTACTGGAAGATGGCAGTGATCCTGATGCACTGTATGCCATTGAGCATCATATTTCCTGTGAAGATTTTGAAACACTAGAAAAAGCAGCTGTTGAAGTTTTTAAATTAGGTTATGAAGTGACTGAGCCTGAGGAAATTGAAGTTGAATCAGGTGAGATTTTAGTTTGCTTTGATGCAGTGAGTGAAAGTGGTTTGAATGCTGAACTTATTGATGCTCAAGTTGAGCAACTAATGAATTTAGCTGAAAAAATGGGTGTCTATTACGATGGTTGGGGTACTTATTTTGAAGATCCTGACGCAGAGTATGATGATGAAGAGGGTGAAGACGACGAAGAAGAAGACGAGTCTGATAAGTCATCACGCTTACATTAA
- the argF gene encoding ornithine carbamoyltransferase codes for MNPFYQKSFLRLLDFSPAEIQQLLTLSAQLKKAKKSGQETQYLTGKNIALIFEKDSTRTRCAFEVAAFDQGARVTYLGGGSQIGHKESIKDTARVLGRMYDGIQYRGYGQKTVDALAQYSGVPVWNGLTNEFHPTQLLADLLTITEHQAKPLSETVFAYLGDARNNMGNTMLEAAALTGMDLRLVAPKACWPEAGLVAQCQEIAKKNGGNITLTENVSEGVKNADFLYTDVWVSMGEPKEVWKERIALLKSYQVNMDVIKLTGNPDVKFLHCLPAFHDEETTMGKALAEEFNLYGGFEVTDEVFESKHSIVFDEAENRLHTIKAVMVATLANPF; via the coding sequence ATGAACCCTTTTTATCAAAAATCATTCTTACGTTTACTTGATTTTTCACCTGCTGAAATTCAACAACTTCTTACATTGTCAGCTCAATTGAAAAAAGCCAAAAAATCTGGTCAAGAAACTCAATATCTTACTGGAAAAAATATCGCACTGATTTTTGAAAAAGACTCAACACGTACCCGTTGCGCGTTTGAAGTCGCTGCATTTGATCAAGGCGCAAGAGTGACTTATTTAGGAGGCGGAAGCCAAATTGGACATAAAGAATCGATAAAAGATACCGCGAGAGTATTAGGCCGTATGTATGATGGTATTCAATATCGGGGCTACGGACAAAAAACGGTAGATGCACTTGCACAATATTCAGGAGTACCTGTTTGGAATGGTTTAACCAATGAATTTCACCCAACACAGTTATTAGCCGATTTGCTGACTATCACTGAACATCAAGCTAAACCATTATCAGAAACGGTATTTGCTTACCTTGGTGATGCTCGTAACAACATGGGAAATACCATGCTGGAAGCAGCGGCATTAACAGGTATGGATTTACGTTTAGTCGCACCTAAAGCATGTTGGCCTGAAGCAGGTTTAGTGGCTCAATGCCAAGAGATTGCTAAGAAAAATGGCGGAAATATTACGCTAACTGAAAATGTGTCTGAAGGTGTTAAAAATGCTGATTTTCTTTACACGGATGTGTGGGTTTCTATGGGCGAACCAAAAGAGGTTTGGAAAGAGCGTATCGCTTTACTTAAGTCTTATCAGGTCAATATGGATGTTATAAAATTAACCGGAAATCCAGACGTCAAATTCCTTCACTGTTTACCCGCTTTTCATGACGAAGAAACAACGATGGGTAAAGCATTAGCTGAAGAATTTAATCTCTATGGTGGCTTTGAAGTTACTGATGAGGTTTTTGAATCAAAACACAGCATTGTGTTTGATGAAGCAGAAAATCGTCTTCACACCATAAAAGCGGTGATGGTAGCAACTCTTGCAAATCCTTTCTAA
- the pyrB gene encoding aspartate carbamoyltransferase: protein MTNPLYQKHIISINDLDREDLESVLHVANKLKQQPNNELLKDKVIASCFFEASTRTRLSFETAIHRLGASVVGFSDGSNTSLGKKGETLADTISVLRTYADAIVIRHPQEGAARLASEFAGDIPVLNAGDGANQHPTQTLLDLFTIQETQGRLDNLNIAMVGDLKYGRTVHSLAQALAKFKGNHLYFIAPKVLAMPEHILHLLEENGVEYSQHETVDEVMPELDILYMTRVQKERLDPSEYANVKAQFILTSADLVNVKDNLKILHPLPRIDEITTDVDKTPYAYYFQQAGNGIYARQALLALVLNKNLVL from the coding sequence ATGACTAATCCGCTCTACCAAAAGCATATTATCTCCATCAATGATCTGGACAGGGAAGATTTGGAGTCTGTTCTTCACGTTGCTAATAAACTCAAACAGCAACCTAATAACGAATTGTTGAAAGACAAAGTGATCGCGAGCTGTTTTTTTGAAGCATCAACACGCACTCGCTTATCATTTGAGACAGCTATTCACCGTCTAGGCGCATCAGTTGTCGGTTTTTCTGATGGAAGTAACACTTCACTGGGTAAAAAAGGCGAAACATTAGCGGATACCATTTCGGTTCTTCGCACTTATGCTGATGCCATTGTTATTCGTCATCCTCAAGAAGGTGCTGCACGTTTAGCCTCTGAGTTTGCTGGCGATATTCCAGTACTCAATGCAGGTGATGGAGCAAATCAGCATCCAACACAGACTTTACTAGATTTGTTTACTATTCAAGAGACACAAGGCCGCTTAGATAACCTCAATATTGCAATGGTCGGTGACTTAAAATATGGCAGAACAGTGCATTCACTGGCACAAGCATTGGCGAAATTTAAAGGTAATCATCTCTATTTTATCGCCCCTAAAGTACTCGCCATGCCAGAGCATATTCTTCACTTGCTGGAAGAAAATGGAGTTGAATATAGCCAGCATGAAACAGTAGATGAAGTGATGCCAGAGCTGGATATTCTTTATATGACACGCGTACAAAAAGAGCGTTTAGACCCATCTGAATACGCAAATGTTAAAGCACAATTTATCTTAACCAGTGCAGATCTTGTGAATGTGAAAGATAACCTTAAGATCCTACACCCACTGCCACGTATCGATGAAATCACGACTGATGTAGATAAAACACCATACGCTTATTATTTTCAACAAGCTGGTAACGGTATCTACGCACGTCAGGCATTACTTGCCTTAGTTCTGAATAAAAACTTAGTTCTTTAA
- the pyrI gene encoding aspartate carbamoyltransferase regulatory subunit, with protein MTHDHKLKVEAIKRGTVIDHIPAQVGFKILSLFRLTETDERITVGFNLPSENLGKKDLIKIENVFLTSEQANRLAMYAPQATVNIIDDYQVVNKMALSLPELLEDVVPCPNSNCISHNEPVQSSFRVKKMASDVVLTCKYCEKEFERHAVIR; from the coding sequence ATGACACATGATCACAAACTAAAAGTTGAAGCTATCAAACGTGGGACTGTTATTGATCATATTCCAGCGCAGGTGGGCTTTAAAATTCTTTCACTATTTCGCTTAACAGAAACTGATGAAAGAATAACTGTAGGTTTTAATTTACCTTCAGAAAATTTAGGTAAAAAAGACTTAATTAAAATCGAAAATGTCTTTTTAACCTCTGAGCAAGCAAACCGTTTAGCAATGTATGCGCCTCAAGCCACTGTTAATATCATCGATGATTATCAAGTCGTTAATAAGATGGCATTAAGTTTGCCAGAATTGCTTGAAGATGTGGTGCCTTGTCCTAATAGCAACTGTATTAGCCACAACGAGCCAGTGCAAAGTAGTTTCCGCGTCAAAAAAATGGCTTCAGATGTTGTATTAACCTGCAAGTACTGTGAAAAAGAGTTCGAACGCCACGCGGTTATTCGTTAA
- a CDS encoding RidA family protein — MSYEINTDKAPAAIGPYVQGVDLGNLVITSGQLPVDPATGEFVSDNAAEQARQSLENVKAIIEKAGLTVANIIKTTVFVKDLNDFGTINAAYEAFFKEHNAAFPARSCVEVARLPKDAKVEIEVIAIR, encoded by the coding sequence ATGTCTTACGAAATTAATACCGATAAAGCCCCTGCTGCGATTGGTCCTTATGTACAAGGCGTTGATTTAGGTAATTTAGTGATCACTTCAGGTCAATTGCCTGTTGATCCTGCAACCGGTGAATTTGTTTCTGATAATGCAGCAGAACAAGCTCGTCAATCTTTAGAAAACGTAAAAGCAATCATTGAAAAAGCAGGTTTAACTGTTGCTAATATCATCAAAACCACTGTTTTCGTAAAAGATTTAAATGATTTCGGTACAATCAATGCTGCTTATGAAGCATTCTTCAAAGAACATAACGCTGCATTCCCTGCTCGCTCTTGTGTTGAAGTTGCACGTTTACCAAAAGATGCAAAAGTAGAAATCGAAGTTATCGCTATCCGTTAA
- the nrdD gene encoding anaerobic ribonucleoside-triphosphate reductase produces the protein MKTIVIKRDGCKVSFDQTRISDAIKRAAVACEITDDDYCVSVAESVSQSLAGRSNVDIREIQDAVENQLMAGEHKDVARAYIEYRHDRDVAREQRGRLTQEIRGLIEQSDVSILHENANKDSKVIPTQRDLLAGIVAKHYAKLYILPRDVVLAHERGEIHYHDLDYSPFFPMFNCMLIDLKGMLNNGFKMGNAEIEPPKSISTATAVTAQIIAQVASHIYGGTTINRIDEVLAPFVKSSYDKHYKVAQEWQIADKEAYANARTEKECYDAFQSLEYEVNTLHTANGQTPFVTFGFGLGTSKEARLIQRSILENRMAGLGKNRKTAVFPKLVFAIKDGLNHKFGDPNYDIKQLALECASKRMYPDILNYDQVVKVTGSFKTPMGCRSFLGVYEENGEMIHEGRNNLGVISLNLPRIAIEAQGDEATFWSLLDDRLELAKKALMTRIARLENVKARVAPILYMEGACGVRLKADDNVAEIFKHGRASISLGYIGVHETINALFGTQKHVFDDETLREKAVAIINRLREATDQWKAETGYGFSLYSTPSENLCDRFCRLDAAEFGILPGVTDKGYYTNSFHLDVEKKVNPYDKLDFEAPYPPLANGGFICYGEYPNLQHNLKALEDVWDYSYTRVPYYGTNTPIDECYDCGYTGEFSCTSKGFTCPRCGNHNPARVSVIRRVCGYLGSPDSRPFNAGKQEEVKRRVKHLANGQLG, from the coding sequence GTGAAAACCATAGTGATAAAACGAGACGGATGTAAAGTCTCTTTTGACCAAACCCGCATCAGTGATGCTATCAAAAGAGCCGCCGTAGCTTGTGAGATCACTGATGATGATTATTGCGTATCCGTCGCTGAATCTGTTTCACAATCTCTCGCAGGACGTTCGAATGTCGATATCCGTGAGATCCAAGACGCCGTAGAAAATCAGCTGATGGCTGGTGAACATAAAGATGTCGCCAGAGCCTATATTGAATACCGTCATGACCGAGATGTTGCTCGTGAGCAACGTGGAAGACTAACTCAGGAAATTCGAGGTCTTATCGAACAAAGTGATGTCTCTATTCTTCATGAAAATGCGAATAAAGACAGTAAGGTTATCCCTACCCAGCGTGATTTACTTGCGGGTATTGTGGCTAAACATTACGCAAAATTGTATATCCTGCCAAGAGATGTGGTACTCGCTCATGAGCGTGGTGAAATTCATTATCATGATCTCGATTATTCACCGTTTTTCCCTATGTTTAACTGCATGCTAATTGACCTTAAAGGCATGTTAAACAATGGCTTTAAAATGGGAAATGCGGAAATAGAACCCCCTAAATCTATTTCAACAGCAACAGCAGTAACTGCACAAATTATCGCACAAGTGGCAAGCCATATTTATGGCGGTACAACGATAAATCGTATCGATGAAGTATTAGCGCCGTTTGTAAAATCAAGTTATGACAAACACTATAAAGTAGCGCAAGAGTGGCAAATTGCTGATAAAGAAGCCTATGCAAATGCGCGCACTGAAAAAGAGTGTTATGACGCATTCCAATCTTTAGAGTATGAAGTTAATACACTGCATACAGCTAATGGGCAAACACCATTTGTCACTTTTGGTTTTGGCCTTGGTACGTCAAAAGAAGCGCGTTTAATTCAACGATCTATTCTTGAAAATCGTATGGCTGGTTTAGGCAAAAACCGTAAAACAGCTGTTTTCCCTAAACTCGTTTTTGCCATTAAAGATGGTTTAAACCATAAATTTGGTGACCCTAACTACGATATCAAACAACTTGCACTTGAATGTGCAAGTAAACGCATGTATCCCGATATCTTAAATTACGATCAAGTCGTTAAAGTAACAGGTTCATTTAAAACGCCAATGGGTTGTCGTAGCTTCTTAGGTGTTTATGAGGAAAATGGTGAGATGATCCATGAAGGTCGTAATAACCTCGGTGTTATCAGCCTGAACTTGCCACGTATTGCTATTGAAGCTCAAGGTGATGAAGCGACATTCTGGTCGCTACTTGATGATCGTCTTGAGTTAGCGAAAAAAGCACTGATGACTCGTATTGCTCGTTTAGAAAACGTCAAGGCGCGTGTTGCCCCAATCCTTTATATGGAAGGTGCTTGTGGTGTTCGCTTAAAAGCAGATGATAATGTAGCTGAAATCTTTAAACATGGCAGAGCATCAATCTCATTAGGTTATATCGGTGTTCATGAAACCATTAATGCACTGTTTGGTACCCAAAAACACGTTTTTGATGATGAGACCTTAAGGGAAAAAGCTGTCGCAATTATTAATCGTCTGCGTGAAGCAACAGATCAGTGGAAAGCAGAAACTGGCTATGGTTTTAGCCTTTACAGCACACCAAGTGAAAACTTATGTGATCGTTTCTGTCGCTTAGATGCAGCTGAATTCGGTATTTTACCGGGTGTAACGGATAAAGGTTATTACACCAATAGCTTCCACTTAGATGTTGAGAAAAAAGTAAATCCATACGACAAACTGGATTTTGAAGCGCCTTATCCTCCATTAGCCAATGGCGGTTTCATTTGTTACGGCGAATATCCAAACTTACAGCATAACCTTAAAGCGTTAGAGGATGTGTGGGATTATAGCTATACCCGTGTTCCTTACTACGGCACAAACACACCTATTGATGAATGTTATGACTGTGGTTATACCGGTGAATTCTCTTGTACTAGCAAAGGCTTTACTTGCCCACGTTGTGGTAATCACAATCCAGCGAGAGTTTCCGTTATTCGCCGTGTATGTGGATATTTAGGTAGCCCAGATTCACGTCCATTTAATGCGGGTAAACAAGAAGAAGTTAAGCGTCGTGTAAAACATCTGGCAAATGGTCAGTTAGGTTAA
- the nrdG gene encoding anaerobic ribonucleoside-triphosphate reductase-activating protein, protein MNYHQYYPVDVVNGPGTRCTLFVAGCIHQCRGCYNKSTWSLTSGKPFTQEMEDQIIADLQDSRIKRQGLSLSGGDPLHPQNLSTILHLVKRVKAECPEKDIWVWTGYLLADLTPEQQEVVSYINVLIDGKFEQELYDPALLWRGSSNQVIHRLK, encoded by the coding sequence GTGAATTACCATCAATATTACCCTGTTGATGTTGTCAATGGCCCCGGTACTCGTTGCACCCTGTTTGTTGCAGGGTGCATACACCAATGTCGAGGCTGTTATAACAAATCAACATGGTCATTAACGTCAGGCAAGCCATTTACACAAGAGATGGAAGATCAGATTATTGCCGATCTTCAAGATAGTCGAATTAAACGACAAGGATTATCACTTTCAGGGGGTGATCCTTTACATCCGCAAAATCTATCTACAATTTTGCACTTAGTAAAACGAGTCAAAGCCGAATGTCCTGAAAAAGACATTTGGGTTTGGACAGGCTATTTGCTGGCAGACTTGACCCCAGAGCAGCAAGAAGTCGTTAGTTACATTAACGTGCTGATTGATGGGAAGTTCGAACAAGAACTTTATGATCCCGCATTACTGTGGCGTGGTAGCAGTAATCAGGTTATTCATAGATTAAAGTAA
- a CDS encoding YhbP family protein codes for MSSSDSLKIIKQYISGNHVFTLCTTRSLNDIWCANCFYWFDENQMRLIFLSENKTRHAQMMQENLLVAGTISTQEIAVSDLQGVQFTGSVSLLTGKDDINARKHYCLRFPVALVAIHVPLWELQLQEIKMVNNPLGFGTKLYWQRD; via the coding sequence ATGTCTTCTTCAGACTCACTCAAAATAATTAAACAATATATAAGTGGCAACCATGTGTTCACCTTATGTACAACACGTTCATTGAATGATATTTGGTGTGCTAATTGTTTTTATTGGTTTGATGAAAATCAGATGAGGCTTATTTTTCTTTCTGAAAATAAAACACGTCATGCTCAAATGATGCAGGAAAACTTATTAGTTGCAGGAACTATCAGTACTCAGGAAATTGCGGTATCAGATTTACAAGGTGTTCAATTCACAGGGTCTGTTTCTTTACTGACTGGTAAGGACGACATCAACGCAAGAAAACATTATTGTTTACGCTTTCCTGTCGCATTAGTCGCCATCCATGTGCCTTTATGGGAACTACAATTGCAAGAAATTAAGATGGTGAATAACCCATTAGGTTTCGGTACTAAGCTCTATTGGCAACGTGATTAA